From the genome of Argonema galeatum A003/A1, one region includes:
- a CDS encoding type II toxin-antitoxin system PemK/MazF family toxin — MMTIQAGDFWVAEIRFTDGSASKKRPILVLWLDRQDIVAAAVTSTVPRSQTDVALNDWQVSGLRVASTVRLSRLDCLEQSLLLYKLGHISDDDAQRLQDVWVMYVKPQF, encoded by the coding sequence ATGATGACTATCCAGGCGGGTGATTTTTGGGTGGCGGAAATTAGGTTTACGGATGGAAGTGCATCTAAAAAGCGTCCTATCCTTGTACTTTGGTTAGATAGGCAGGATATTGTGGCAGCAGCCGTCACCTCTACTGTACCGCGCAGTCAGACTGATGTCGCGCTTAATGACTGGCAGGTAAGTGGTTTGCGGGTTGCTTCAACAGTACGATTGTCAAGATTGGATTGTTTGGAGCAATCTTTATTGCTGTATAAACTCGGTCATATTTCTGATGATGATGCACAGCGATTGCAGGATGTATGGGTGATGTATGTTAAGCCTCAGTTTTAA
- the cutA gene encoding divalent-cation tolerance protein CutA has translation MNNGAETVRYGVVLVTAGTREEGEAIAQNLVEAKLAACVSLIPINSIYTWQGVLHKEEEWQLLIKTDLAKFEILEAKIRELHSYEVPEIIALPLVAGSEPYLAWISEQVKG, from the coding sequence ATGAATAACGGTGCTGAAACAGTTCGCTATGGTGTGGTACTGGTGACGGCTGGTACGCGGGAGGAAGGGGAAGCGATCGCACAAAATTTAGTAGAAGCAAAACTCGCCGCTTGCGTCAGTTTGATACCAATTAATTCTATTTACACTTGGCAAGGTGTTCTGCATAAAGAAGAAGAGTGGCAACTTTTAATTAAAACCGATCTGGCTAAATTTGAAATTCTGGAAGCAAAGATTCGAGAGTTGCATTCTTACGAAGTGCCAGAAATTATTGCTTTGCCGTTGGTTGCTGGTTCTGAGCCTTATTTGGCATGGATTTCGGAACAAGTGAAAGGGTAG
- a CDS encoding Uma2 family endonuclease: MTSAAIATPTKESPLLFEGLTWREFKAVEQLLDRPGYRLSFLEGVLEIRRRSGEPHEIVKQRIGALLEQYLLMAGFDFTPTGSMTLENETAAVKREADESYKLAPGRARPDLAIEVVFSSGGINKLEVYKRLKIKEVWFWEDGVLEIYHLREEGNKFYYEKISSSEEVKGIDLDLLLRCINIVNHVDAIKTFQQALQK; this comes from the coding sequence ATGACCTCAGCCGCGATCGCAACACCCACAAAAGAATCACCCCTTTTATTTGAGGGACTGACCTGGAGAGAGTTCAAAGCAGTTGAGCAATTGTTAGACCGTCCAGGCTATCGACTTTCTTTCCTAGAAGGAGTTCTGGAGATACGACGAAGGTCAGGAGAACCCCATGAAATCGTTAAACAAAGGATTGGTGCATTGTTGGAGCAATACCTGCTCATGGCAGGGTTTGACTTTACTCCAACTGGCTCAATGACCCTCGAAAATGAAACAGCCGCCGTTAAGCGAGAGGCGGATGAATCCTATAAACTTGCTCCTGGTCGAGCGCGTCCCGATTTAGCGATCGAGGTTGTGTTTTCCAGTGGCGGTATCAACAAATTAGAAGTCTACAAGCGGCTGAAAATAAAAGAAGTTTGGTTTTGGGAAGATGGCGTATTAGAAATTTATCACCTGCGGGAAGAGGGAAATAAATTTTACTATGAAAAGATTTCCAGTAGTGAAGAAGTGAAAGGAATCGATCTCGATTTGTTATTGCGTTGCATTAATATCGTAAATCATGTTGATGCCATCAAGACTTTTCAACAAGCACTTCAGAAATAG
- a CDS encoding pentapeptide repeat-containing protein, whose amino-acid sequence MKVSEILKLYEEGNRNFAGVDLSGADLTEVTLTGVNLTGANLRGANFSRACLTKSDLSGALLNWANLTFAKLGEAKLVEADLMKAQLGGAFFVKSKLPGARLSGADLKGANFRGANLWGANLCGANLQRINLRGANLSGANLNWANLQGARLSGAMLYGALLNGVNLSGAFLNGLDLSGVELDGVNISEAKLSGANLEGANLMAADLTEALLRGVNLTGADLTGANLTRAYLEKANLKWTRLSQADLTDANLTDATLTGANIEGAKFTGTVLPRGTRECFYLVTTDTAV is encoded by the coding sequence ATGAAAGTTAGCGAGATCCTAAAGCTTTATGAAGAGGGAAACAGAAATTTTGCTGGGGTCGATCTCAGTGGAGCTGATTTAACAGAAGTTACCCTAACAGGTGTAAACCTTACAGGCGCTAATTTAAGGGGAGCGAATTTCAGTCGGGCTTGTTTAACCAAGTCAGATCTAAGTGGCGCTTTACTAAACTGGGCAAATCTAACATTTGCCAAACTGGGCGAAGCCAAACTCGTCGAGGCAGATTTAATGAAAGCTCAGCTGGGCGGCGCTTTTTTTGTAAAATCAAAACTACCTGGGGCAAGGTTGAGTGGTGCCGATCTCAAAGGTGCTAATTTCCGAGGCGCGAATCTCTGGGGCGCGAATCTCTGCGGGGCTAATTTGCAAAGAATCAATCTGCGAGGCGCTAACCTCAGCGGAGCCAATCTTAACTGGGCAAATCTACAAGGTGCTAGATTGAGTGGGGCGATGCTGTATGGCGCTTTATTAAATGGTGTCAATCTCAGCGGAGCATTTTTGAATGGACTTGATTTGAGTGGCGTGGAGTTGGATGGAGTTAATATTAGCGAAGCAAAACTGAGTGGCGCTAACTTGGAAGGAGCTAATCTGATGGCAGCCGATCTAACTGAAGCCCTGCTGCGGGGAGTAAACTTAACGGGAGCAGACTTGACGGGAGCAAATCTAACAAGAGCTTATTTGGAAAAAGCTAACTTGAAATGGACAAGGTTGAGTCAGGCAGACTTGACTGATGCAAACCTCACAGATGCCACATTGACAGGGGCAAATATTGAAGGTGCCAAATTTACAGGTACAGTTTTACCTAGAGGAACTAGAGAGTGTTTTTACTTGGTTACAACTGATACTGCGGTGTAG
- a CDS encoding Npun_F0813 family protein — protein MFILKRQDVEITSVQHPKRDQQIPILNYQGQTFRLISVFRANQEEEAKAFWRDLTDNRGKACVLLEEPERYSVWGKIRLDQLTSDVPGDAKTIALTQACLLLLQGVYIDIEDLLGGRQAGLFEKNLAEILQQWRFPQADSPQAVKNLLTIDPLSANQLPPWEEHHVITLLQELYRLGKQYFGNSSFVSRAMETLQDLPAADQAQFTEWLNQSPLGKLWQ, from the coding sequence ATGTTTATTCTGAAACGGCAGGATGTTGAAATAACTAGCGTTCAGCACCCAAAGCGGGACCAGCAGATTCCCATTCTCAATTACCAGGGGCAAACGTTTCGCTTAATCAGTGTGTTCCGAGCGAACCAAGAGGAAGAAGCCAAAGCCTTCTGGCGGGATCTGACGGATAACCGAGGGAAAGCCTGTGTCCTATTGGAGGAACCGGAACGATACAGCGTATGGGGCAAAATCCGTTTAGACCAGCTCACTAGCGATGTCCCTGGTGACGCGAAAACGATTGCTCTGACCCAAGCCTGTCTGTTGCTGCTGCAAGGGGTTTATATAGACATAGAAGATCTCTTAGGCGGCAGACAGGCTGGATTATTTGAAAAAAATCTCGCCGAAATACTTCAGCAGTGGCGCTTTCCACAGGCAGACTCGCCGCAAGCTGTCAAAAACCTGCTCACAATAGATCCGCTGAGTGCCAACCAACTTCCCCCCTGGGAAGAACATCATGTAATCACCCTGTTGCAGGAACTTTATCGTCTTGGTAAACAGTATTTCGGGAACTCCAGCTTTGTCAGTCGAGCTATGGAAACCTTACAAGACCTGCCAGCAGCCGATCAGGCGCAGTTTACAGAATGGTTGAATCAATCTCCCCTTGGTAAGCTGTGGCAATAG